In one Cloacibacillus porcorum genomic region, the following are encoded:
- a CDS encoding AAA family ATPase, with amino-acid sequence MKNVFFIGGTMGAGKTAVCQVLKKRLYRSVFLDGDWCWDMEPFQVTEETKALALDNVCCLLGNFIRCSAYENVIFCWVMHRQEIIDSILARLDTSGCRLNIFSLVCGEEPLRRRLEGDIRAGRRAPDIIERSLEYLTLYERLDTIKIDVSELTPEKAAELIVQMSGENLPRQFNIQ; translated from the coding sequence GTGAAAAACGTATTTTTTATCGGAGGAACGATGGGGGCCGGGAAGACGGCCGTCTGCCAAGTTCTCAAGAAAAGGCTCTACAGAAGCGTCTTTCTCGACGGAGACTGGTGCTGGGACATGGAGCCCTTTCAGGTGACGGAGGAGACAAAGGCGCTCGCGCTGGATAACGTCTGCTGCCTGCTCGGTAATTTCATTCGCTGCTCTGCATATGAAAACGTGATATTCTGCTGGGTGATGCACCGGCAGGAGATCATCGACTCCATCCTCGCGCGCCTCGACACCTCTGGCTGCCGCCTCAATATCTTCTCTCTGGTCTGCGGCGAGGAACCGCTCCGGCGGCGGCTGGAGGGCGACATTCGCGCCGGGAGGCGCGCGCCGGATATAATCGAAAGAAGCCTTGAATACCTCACGCTCTACGAACGGCTTGACACAATCAAGATTGACGTTTCAGAGCTAACGCCGGAAAAAGCCGCGGAGCTGATAGTCCAGATGAGCGGAGAGAATTTACCCCGCCAATTTAATATACAGTAA